The DNA region CGTTGAGCCATCAAAAGTCACTTGGAAGCGAGGAAATGTCGTTAAAAAATTGGTTAAGTTCTTGAGTTACAAAATCAAACATGAAATACAAAGAGGGTGCTGATTTTAGAACTCCAGGCCATGTTCGCGAGCCGCATCAGCGATAGCTTTAACACGGCCATGGTACGGGTAACCACCACGGTCAAAGGCTACTTTTGTGATTCCCTTCTCCAGACAGGATTTTGCAATGATCTCACCCACCCTCTTTGCTACTTCCTGCAACAGGACAAATTGAATGAACAAGAATCATCATTAACTAAACAAAAATGTAGAAATGTCTTTATATCTATGTTCTGTTATAGATTTCTAAAGTTTAATAATGAAAGGAAGGTCTTAAGTGAATATGAAACTGTTCTAATGCAAATATTGAGTAGTTTTTGAAGATGATTTGCTTGGTTGAACTTATTGTAACAGCGAACCGTAACAGCGTCTTAGAAACTTACAATTGTAGGGCCAGAAGTGTAGTTGAACTCTTCCGCAATTGTCTTCTGCATTGTGGAAGCTGAAGCAAGTGTATGCATCTTGGTGTCATCAATTACCTGGACAAAGAGATGCTTGTTGGATCGGAAGACAGACAATCTTGGTCTTTCGGTTGTTCCATCAACCTAAAATATCAAAAAAATGATTCCAAAATAGATAACGCACTGCATTATTcatcataacagaatttcaatTTAACAGAGATCATCTCAGCAATGAACGAACTAGAGCATACAAAAAATGCTTATACACTTCCGTATTATCACACACATTAGTCGACTCGCGATACTAAAATTTGAAGTAATGTAAATGCTTGCTCCTCCATCTTCCCTTGTTACTTTCTTTCATTTATTCTATTCGTAAATCATTGGACAGTTAAATACAAACTTCTTCACAAAGCTCACAATTTCACAAATTTGTTTGTTCATTCAGTCAGTCAGATAAGGCTTGGTTGTTCCTGTTATTAGTTAAGTTGCGTCCTCGTtctcattgaagcaacagaaaaataaattattttttatacACTTGTTTGAATTGTTCAACACGTAGTGTATAAGTGTCATATAGGTGTCAGACACCAATTCAAAGATTGTCAAAGTAAACAAGGAAAACATTTTTTTGGACAATTGTCTGACTTTTCTGACACCAATGTGACTTCTCCGACATGTGTCGTGCGAGTGTCATCCAAGTGTTGAACACCAACATGTTTCGTGGAGTGTCATCAAGTGTCGAACACCGCGACATGCCTATTCCTAGAAGTGTTTGTGCTTAGAATGAGTTTTCCACAAAAGTTGCTTTTGTAATAAGAACATTCAAACATGAATCACTTCACGGGTAAATCACTTCAGTTCAAAATCATGTTTATCAAACCCTCGTTCAAACAAACATTTGGTAGAAAATGTAGATTTATAGTGTCAGAAAAAGAGTACAAATCAAAAGACAAATACATTAGAATCAAAGACAAATCAAAAACCATGAAAGAAAACCTATTAAAGGTAATAACCAACCACCAGCAAATTATACCTAGCAAACATGATAATTTAACAGAGAAAAGAAGAATTAGAGTTAGAATGAGGAGTTACCTTCTTCCTGATACGAACATGACGAGCAGTTCTGTCTTCCCTTCGGGTAGTTGATTTGGCTTCAACCACAAAGGATAATGAAGACGGAGAATTGGGATTCGGAGATGGAATTGTGAACAAcgaagaggaagaagaagagggAAATGTGCAAGAATGAAGGAATGAGAGCGAAGAAGCTAACATTGTTGTAGGTTATCGTTTTCGATTTTCGATTTTCGAAAGCCAAATTTACAAAATCACTCTCTCAATACACCCAAACGTTTTCTTTATCTATCGGTACCTTATCCTTAGACTCTGATGATTCGCTTGATTTTTCAACTTTACGTAATTCTTTCTCTTTTTTTAAGGCTAATATTCACCGTGGTAATTTGTTTATAGGTAAAACTTTTTGTTCTTTAATGGAGTAAATAAATGGTGGTAATTTATTTCATTATTTAAAAATCAATATGGCTGCGTATGATTTGCTATTTTTGTACCATGTTTGATAAAAACATGGAGAAACATACCGAAGATATATTAGTTATGGACTTTACGGGACCATTAAAATATAATCTAATGAAAAGATTTATGATATAATTATCTTATATGTTATTATCAAGTTTTTTAGGAGAGTTTTTAAAGCTCTAACAAAGAGCGACGAACTAATTACTAAATCTCCATTATCCGACTATGTCTCATTATAGGTGGTATAGAGATATGTTCTTATCCACACTCTGTTATAGGTCAGATGGAGCGGCAGACTACTTGAAATAAAGATTTATTAGTGGTTTATCTATTATTCATATTAAACCAAATTTTAATGAAATTATCACATATCAGTCATTATTCAATGCAAGCTTCCACCTAAAGTGATCCATCTAAGTAGATTTATTATTCCTTGTTCTATTCACCCATTGAAGGTTGGTCATGCACTTTGTAATTTAGGGGCGAGTATCAATGTGATGTATCTATCTATGATGAGGAAGTTTAACTATGGGGAACCAAAGTCAACTCAAATGGCTTTTACTTTAGATGATTGATCCATCATTTATCCACATGGAGTTCTAGAAGATGTGCTTATGAGATTAGATGATTAAATTTTCCCATCTAATTTTGTGATCCTCGATATGGTAGAAGATTCTAAAACCCCGTTATTGTTCGAAAGAACTTTTTTTAGCAACAAGTAGAACTCTGATTGATGTGGAGATGGGAGAACTTATTTTGAGATTAAAAAAAGAACAAGTTATTTTGGATGTATTTGAAGCCATGAAACATCATAAGAAAAATCCTCAGTGTTATAGAGTTGACGTAGTAGATGAAATGGTTCATGAAGTATCTACATGTGTGTCGCCATTATTACCGATGGATAGAGTCATTGTTAATTCCATTGAAGCAATTGAAGAATAACTAGATAAATAAGCAATGTAATGTGTGCCTTAGCTGCAAGCGGTCCAAGTTGAAAGACCAACAAGAAAGATTGAAGAAATAGATGGTAGTGAACATAAGAGTTAGATATCATCTTGAAGAAGTTGACAAGAAAAGAAAATCATTTTTGAGGGAGTCCAACTACACAAAATAGAAGCCAAAGTAACAGAGTAGATGTCCCCCTCTCCATGGGACCAAACCCAACGATCACTCTCTAAAGAAAAAAGTTCCCTAAATAAACAAAAAGAGGCCATTAACCATATCCTGCTCATAATCAAAGAAAGGCCTCCTCAATTGGAAATTTTGAACTAAATTTCCATCCCGTCAACACCTAATAATACCCATTTTCCTTTTTTTCTAATTAGAGATAGGATAAAGTTTGTAAAACGTAACTTTGATAAGAATGGCACCCACCCACATACCATCGTCTGAACCACATTGTCAACCATGAGTTTAATAATGTCAATAAGTTGAGAAATTTAA from Lathyrus oleraceus cultivar Zhongwan6 chromosome 1, CAAS_Psat_ZW6_1.0, whole genome shotgun sequence includes:
- the LOC127138342 gene encoding 50S ribosomal protein L18, chloroplastic, with translation MLASSLSFLHSCTFPSSSSSSLFTIPSPNPNSPSSLSFVVEAKSTTRREDRTARHVRIRKKVDGTTERPRLSVFRSNKHLFVQVIDDTKMHTLASASTMQKTIAEEFNYTSGPTIEVAKRVGEIIAKSCLEKGITKVAFDRGGYPYHGRVKAIADAAREHGLEF